One Oncorhynchus clarkii lewisi isolate Uvic-CL-2024 chromosome 32, UVic_Ocla_1.0, whole genome shotgun sequence DNA window includes the following coding sequences:
- the LOC139392176 gene encoding anterior gradient protein 2 homolog, whose translation MIRGLLSVLFVLVAVAVSSSLAKPEKNIAKRGKRIPQTLSRGWGDQLIWAQTYEEALYWARAQNKPLMVIFHLEDCPHSASMKKAFAEDKDIQKVLDEDFIILNLVYETTDKHLSPDGQYVPRIIFVDPSMTVRADITGRYSNRMYAYEPSDTQLLLSNMQKAKKLLKTEL comes from the exons ATGATCCGAGGTCTGCTGTCGGTGTTGTTTGTCCTTGTGGCCGTAGCTGTGTCTTCATCTTTGGCCAAGCCTGAGAAGAACATTGCCAAGAGGGGGAAGAGGATCCCTCAGACTCTCTCTAGAG GCTGGGGTGATCAGCTGATCTGGGCTCAAACCTATGAGGAGGCTCTGTACTGGGCCAGGGCACA GAACAAGCCTCTGATGGTCATCTTTCACCTGGAGGACTGTCCCCACAGCGCAT CCATGAAGAAGGCCTTCGCTGAAGACAAGGACATCCAGAAGGTACTTGATGAAGACTTCATCATTCTCAATCTGGTG TATGAAACCACAGACAAGCATCTCTCCCCTGATGGCCAGTATGTCCCCAGAATCATCTTTGTCG aTCCCTCTATGACAGTGAGAGCTGACATCACAGGACGCTACTCCAACCGCATGTACGCCTATGAGCCTTCTGACACCCAACTCT TGTTGAGCAACATGCAGAAGGCCAAGAAGCTGCTGAAGACTGAGTTGTAA
- the LOC139392177 gene encoding tetraspanin-13-like — translation MMACSGFTCSKHSLCALNILYVLVSLLMIGIAAWGKWFGLVSSFQVVGGVIGVGVFLFFVALVGLIGAVKHHQVLLFFYMIILFMVFIVQFSVSSACLAINKDQQEQLLEVGWNNSHTTQRDVEKSLNCCGFYHVDNNGTCDAACFPNHSCSPCAEHIQAHAGEVLRFVGGIGLFFSFTEILGVWLTYQYRNQKDPRANPSAFL, via the exons ATGATGGCCTGCTCCGGTTTCACCTGCTCCAAGCACTCCCTCTGTGCGCTCAATATCCTTTATGTT ttGGTGAGTCTGCTGATGATCGGCATCGCTGCGTGGGGGAAGTGGTTCGGCCTGGTGTCCAGCTTCCAGGTGGTGGGCGGAGTTATTGGAGTAGGCGTTTTCCTGTTCTTCGTGGCGTTGGTCGGCCTCATTGGGGCCGTGAAGCACCACCAGGTCCTACTCTTCTTC tatATGATCATCCTCTTCATGGTGTTCATCGTCCAGTTCTCTGTCTCCAGCGCCTGTCTGGCCATCAACAAGGATCAGCAG GAACAACTGTTGGAGGTGGGATGGAACAACTCTCACACCACCCAGAGAGACGTAGAGAAGAGTCTCAACTGCTGTGGCTTCTACCACGTAGACAACAACGGGACCTGTGACGCT GCCTGTTTCCCCAACCACTCCTGTTCACCGTGTGCTGAGCACATCCAGGCGCATGCAGGAGAGGTGCTGCGCTTCGTGGGCGGGATAGGCCTCTTCTTCAGCTTCACTGAG ATCCTGGGGGTGTGGCTAACGTATCAATACAGGAACCAGAAAGACCCTCGAGCCAATCCCAGTGCCTTCCTGTAA